Proteins co-encoded in one Coregonus clupeaformis isolate EN_2021a chromosome 17, ASM2061545v1, whole genome shotgun sequence genomic window:
- the LOC121543217 gene encoding nuclear receptor ROR-alpha A-like isoform X1, translated as MENEEPKSPDPITTDEPIKRGDTVSKKTHLTQIEVIPCKICGDKSSGVHYGVITCEGCKGFFRRSQLPSVSYSCSRQSNCPIDRASRNRCQSCRLQKCVNQGMSRDAVKFGRMSKRQRDSLNAEVERHRQQQQHLQAEAQPALPYSSKARRNRSPHLLQPLASAYSFPGEPELPPCPTDVLPYLVCSPGESQAPGLAYQGSCVSPGSGHSDERGFDSRQPSPDQTIGMGIRSYDPDDPYFPYLPSLLHIEELCGSIMRSHRDTSQFRLEELQALRWKLFSREEIHAYQSKSVDEMWQHCAMRLTEAVQYVVEFAKRIPGFRGLGQNDQITLLKTGSMEVVLVRMSRCFNTENSTVFFDGKFASTELFNSLGCGDLIVAVFDFAHSMCALRLTEQQMALFSSLVLINPDRPCLEDGGRVHRMRRDLDRCLRHMLHRDNQESLLNKLYQKVSVLQSLCSLHVEKLIWFSQRYPLTVHSVFPPLYKELFTSDLPSVDSL; from the exons GAGACACTGTGTCCAAGAAGACCCATTTga cTCAGATTGAGGTAATTCCCTGTAAGATCTGTGGGGATAAATCATCAGGAGTTCACTATGGAGTCATCACCTGCGAGGGTTGCAAG ggTTTTTTCCGGCGTAGCCAGCTGCCGTCCGTGTCCTACTCCTGTTCCAGACAGAGTAACTGTCCTATAGACAGAGCCAGCCGCAACCGCTGCCAGAGCTGCCGATTGCAGAAGTGTGTGAACCAGGGCATGAGCCGGGATG CGGTGAAGTTTGGTCGGATGTCAAAACGTCAGCGGGACTCTCTGAATGCCGAGGTGGAGAGACAtcgtcagcagcagcagcatctccAGGCAGAGGCCCAGCCAGCCCTGCCCTACTCAAGCAAGGCACGCCGTAACCGGTCACCCCACCTGCTCCAGCCCCTGGCTTCGGCCTACTCCTTCCCTGGAGAGCCAGAGCTTCCACCCTGCCCGACAGATGTGCTCCCCTACCTGGTGTGCTCCCCAGGCGAGTCCCAGGCCCCAGGTCTGGCCTACCAGGGCTCCTGTGTGTCTCCTGGCAGTGGGCACTCAGACGAAAGAG GGTTCGACTCCCGTCAGCCGTCTCCTGACCAGACGATAGGGATGGGAATTAGATCCTATGACCCAGACGACCCCTATTTCCCCTACCTCCCCTCCCTGCTACACATAGAAGAGCTGTGTGGCAGTATCATGCGTTCCCATAGGGACACCAGTCAGTTCAGACTGGAGGAACTGCAGGCTCTGAGATGGAAGTTGTTCAGCAGAGAGGAGATCCATGCCTACCAGAGCAAG TCAGTAGATGAGATGTGGCAGCACTGTGCCATGAGGCTGACTGAAGCGGTACAGTACGTGGTGGAGTTTGCCAAACGCATCCCAGGGTTCCGTGGGCTCGGCCAGAACGACCAGATCACCCTGCTGAAGACTG gttCGATGGAGGTAGTTCTGGTCAGAATGAGCAGGTGTTTTAACACAGAGAACAGCACCGTCTTCTTCGATGGGAAGTTTGCCAGCACTGAACTTTTCAATTCTCTGG GCTGTGGCGATCTGATTGTGGCGGTGTTTGACTTTGCTCACAGTATGTGTGCCCTGAGACTGACTGAGCAGCAGATGGCTCTCTTCAGCTCACTGGTGCTCATTAACCCAG ATCGCCCCTGTCTTGAGGATGGAGGCAGAGTACATAGAATGAGGAGAGACTTGGACAGATGCCTCAGACACATGCTACACAGAGACAACCAGGAGAGCCTTCtgaacaag CTCTACCAGAAGGTGTCAGTGTTGCAGTCTCTGTGCAGTCTGCATGTGGAGAAGCTGATCTGGTTCAGCCAGCGCTACCCGCTCACCGTCCACTCTGtcttccctcctctatacaaGGAGCTGTTCACCTCCGACCTGCCTTCTGTGGACTCCCTCTGA
- the LOC121543217 gene encoding nuclear receptor ROR-alpha A-like isoform X2, with protein MENEEPKSPDPITTDEPIKRAQIEVIPCKICGDKSSGVHYGVITCEGCKGFFRRSQLPSVSYSCSRQSNCPIDRASRNRCQSCRLQKCVNQGMSRDAVKFGRMSKRQRDSLNAEVERHRQQQQHLQAEAQPALPYSSKARRNRSPHLLQPLASAYSFPGEPELPPCPTDVLPYLVCSPGESQAPGLAYQGSCVSPGSGHSDERGFDSRQPSPDQTIGMGIRSYDPDDPYFPYLPSLLHIEELCGSIMRSHRDTSQFRLEELQALRWKLFSREEIHAYQSKSVDEMWQHCAMRLTEAVQYVVEFAKRIPGFRGLGQNDQITLLKTGSMEVVLVRMSRCFNTENSTVFFDGKFASTELFNSLGCGDLIVAVFDFAHSMCALRLTEQQMALFSSLVLINPDRPCLEDGGRVHRMRRDLDRCLRHMLHRDNQESLLNKLYQKVSVLQSLCSLHVEKLIWFSQRYPLTVHSVFPPLYKELFTSDLPSVDSL; from the exons cTCAGATTGAGGTAATTCCCTGTAAGATCTGTGGGGATAAATCATCAGGAGTTCACTATGGAGTCATCACCTGCGAGGGTTGCAAG ggTTTTTTCCGGCGTAGCCAGCTGCCGTCCGTGTCCTACTCCTGTTCCAGACAGAGTAACTGTCCTATAGACAGAGCCAGCCGCAACCGCTGCCAGAGCTGCCGATTGCAGAAGTGTGTGAACCAGGGCATGAGCCGGGATG CGGTGAAGTTTGGTCGGATGTCAAAACGTCAGCGGGACTCTCTGAATGCCGAGGTGGAGAGACAtcgtcagcagcagcagcatctccAGGCAGAGGCCCAGCCAGCCCTGCCCTACTCAAGCAAGGCACGCCGTAACCGGTCACCCCACCTGCTCCAGCCCCTGGCTTCGGCCTACTCCTTCCCTGGAGAGCCAGAGCTTCCACCCTGCCCGACAGATGTGCTCCCCTACCTGGTGTGCTCCCCAGGCGAGTCCCAGGCCCCAGGTCTGGCCTACCAGGGCTCCTGTGTGTCTCCTGGCAGTGGGCACTCAGACGAAAGAG GGTTCGACTCCCGTCAGCCGTCTCCTGACCAGACGATAGGGATGGGAATTAGATCCTATGACCCAGACGACCCCTATTTCCCCTACCTCCCCTCCCTGCTACACATAGAAGAGCTGTGTGGCAGTATCATGCGTTCCCATAGGGACACCAGTCAGTTCAGACTGGAGGAACTGCAGGCTCTGAGATGGAAGTTGTTCAGCAGAGAGGAGATCCATGCCTACCAGAGCAAG TCAGTAGATGAGATGTGGCAGCACTGTGCCATGAGGCTGACTGAAGCGGTACAGTACGTGGTGGAGTTTGCCAAACGCATCCCAGGGTTCCGTGGGCTCGGCCAGAACGACCAGATCACCCTGCTGAAGACTG gttCGATGGAGGTAGTTCTGGTCAGAATGAGCAGGTGTTTTAACACAGAGAACAGCACCGTCTTCTTCGATGGGAAGTTTGCCAGCACTGAACTTTTCAATTCTCTGG GCTGTGGCGATCTGATTGTGGCGGTGTTTGACTTTGCTCACAGTATGTGTGCCCTGAGACTGACTGAGCAGCAGATGGCTCTCTTCAGCTCACTGGTGCTCATTAACCCAG ATCGCCCCTGTCTTGAGGATGGAGGCAGAGTACATAGAATGAGGAGAGACTTGGACAGATGCCTCAGACACATGCTACACAGAGACAACCAGGAGAGCCTTCtgaacaag CTCTACCAGAAGGTGTCAGTGTTGCAGTCTCTGTGCAGTCTGCATGTGGAGAAGCTGATCTGGTTCAGCCAGCGCTACCCGCTCACCGTCCACTCTGtcttccctcctctatacaaGGAGCTGTTCACCTCCGACCTGCCTTCTGTGGACTCCCTCTGA